The genomic region gggagtgctgctcagccagaagctgggctcatggctggcgagcgcagtggctgtggcgggagcctctcccacctccggggCAGCGCCAAGGAgtagcggtaaggagcagcgagcaggcaggcggtaagcagcgaggggtcctggagtgcgagtgggatgtctggctgctggcttaggcctgttccctgcggggagtgggcctaagtcagcaggcagacatcccccgaggggtcccggactgcgagagggcaccaGCCGGGCTTAGGGACCTCCCCCcattccagtgcacaaattctgtgcaccgggcctctaatactgATATATATCCCAACCAGCACACTACAAGAGGCCTGTACCTCCCACACGCCCAACAGAGTGTCAGCAGACTTTGGGTCCTTGCCAAGGGATAGGCAAATGTATTTCAGtatagttttattttgctttctcttaTTACAAGTGAGGTTGAGCAGCTTTTTCTATATTTAAGAGAGCTCTGTGGACTGTCCATATTATCTTTTGTCCACTTTCCTGTTGGGCTGTGagtctttttcttgtctatttcTAGGCACTCCCTATATTAGTAAAGTTAGCCCTTTATCTCTATGTGAGTTCtattctccctcccacccccaagttTGTCATCTGTCTTTGACCTTGCTCATGACATTTGCCATGCAGATTTTGGGCATATGCCTGTGTGTACTTTTATGGCTTCTGGATTTTGATTCTGAGTAAGAAAGGTTTTCCCCCTTGATGTTATGAAGGATTTCTatcttgttttcttctagtactttTATAGTTTCATATCACACATTTgaatctttgttctttttttaatttatcctttTGTATATAATGTGATAATGGACctaactttattttcttccagataGCTAACCATTTATTGATTAGTTCTTCTTTTTCCCATTGCCTGAGATGCTATCTTATTATTTACTAAAGCCATATAGATATTaaggtctatttctggactttctatcATCTACCTCTAATCTATCTGTGCCAGTACCATAGTTTTAATTATtgatgttttataataaaataaaacagttggTAGGGCCAGtcctatttatatttttgtccCCAGAGTTTTCCTGGCTAttcttacttgtttatttttcatgtgaACTTTAGAATCATCTTGCTTAGTTCCAGAAATCACAAGTGTTGGTATTTTTTATTGGGTCTTTATATCATTTTATCCCTGAAGTCCTGCTGGCTGTCTCTTTaatttagtctctctctctctacaagtCTGTCTCACCAGTTCTGAAGTTGTCTTTTTCCTCTTATGTTTTTCACAACTCATCTATTTTGCTACAATCTCTTTCTCGAACCATGTGTTCTGCACACCTTTACAAATgtccactctgtgccaggctcacCCTAGCTCTGCGGAGTAAGCCACAGTCCTTGACCTCGGGGAGTCACACTGGACCAGCTAAACTGTGCTCCTCTCCCCAGTGCAGGGTCATGTCCGAGGTGGGAGGGAACAGTGcctgtctgtctttctgtctccccTTTCCCTCACACACAACATTCCCCTAGCCTCTCTTTTCCTTAAATGGCCATCATAGGGCATTGAAATtgcccttaattttttttatatttttaatgccaTGTTATATTCCTGGTTCTTAATTTTAAAGGTATGTgacagtaatattttatttttgcctcattTATAAAATCTCAAGTTAGGTTATTTATGTGGGCTCCAGATTGCTTTCTTAGGTGGCCTTATATGTAGTGGATAAAGCCCTACAGTCAGATGGtcagaaaaaaaatcccagctcAGCCTCTCACCTCCAAGCTGACCTCCAGCAAATGAAACTTGCTGAGCCTCATTTTCATAATCTGGAAAAAGGGATAACACTAAAACCTACTGAGTAGGGTTCAACAAAGATTAGCAAGTTTTAGATTGCCTGGGTCCCAAAGCAACCTCAGACGGCGGCCAGGAGGATGGGGGCAGATGTCACCCACAGGGAGGTTACGTGCCTGGCGGGCTGCCACGGCTGACTGCTTACGGCAAACGGTGCTGGGCTCAAGTGAAAGCGCCTTGAGCAAGTTTTTAAGCTGCTACTTCTGTTCAATAGCATACTAAATGGCAAATGGACTTAGATATTAGATTTCACTGCAATGGTCCTTCATGCAGAGTTTACCTTTAAATTGTTGATATCCATCTACCCCAGTGCTGGCTAAAACGGAGGGTGCGGTGGGTGCGGGTGGACTGTGCTGACTGCAGGTCTGGCAGGTCTGGCTGAACAGGGGCCCGGAGACCAGAGGTAGTGGTGCGCCCTGGAGCCCTGGTTTGCCTGGCTACGCCTCACGTAGCCTTCTCTCAGCAGCACGACTTCAGCCTGGAGAGGAGGACCCTCTTCTGGGTGGAGGCTGTCATCCGGGGACCCTGCCAGTTCCAGTGCGATGCTCCCGGGACAGCGTCAGCCCCTCCAGCCTGGCTCTTGCTGGACAGCCCGGAATGCGGGCGGGCGGCCGCGCCTGCTGTAGCCGCAGGCCCCAGGGCTGGACCCCAAGAGCAGCccgaggaagaggagaagaaggaggaggaggaggaagccacgCCTGCCAGTGAGGAAAAGCCGGGGCCttgcagcccccagcccagcgctccTGCGAGCCCCAGCCCGGGCCGTCACCGGTGCTCACTGCACGTGCTGCGAGGCGTGAGGTCGGAGCTGGCGGGTGTGCGGCAGAGGCTCTCCGAGGGCAGCACGGCCGCCCGCCCACGCGCCTTTCTGCAGCGCATCCGCCACCGGGCGCGGAGCCTCTGTCCCAGCCCGGAGCCGCCCCAgagccccgcgcccccgcccccgggcccctgtggacccgccccggccccgcggccCTCCACGGCTGGTGCCGTGCCCCCGCTGCGGAGCCACAAGCCCACGGTCGCGGTAAGGAACTCGCCGGCTCTGCCAAGATCAGCAGCAAGGCCCCTAGTCCGGGTCCCCAGCCAGGTCCATAGCTAcggccccctcctctctgtgctCCTCCTCCCTAGCCTTTCCTGCCGCTCTCCCTGCAGCCCTTTGCCCAGAATAGTCCCTGCTCGGAGGGCTCCCATTCCCTCTGGTTCCCGTGGTGCCTGCTGTGCCTCTGCTAGGGCTCATGCCACATCACTGTAGTTATCCAgtacctgtctctctctccccgtggAGTATGAACTCCTCTTCTTTTAGGGCAGGGGGTTGGTTCGCATTCAGTTTTGTTTCCAGAACACCCAGCAGCAGACTTGGCCCCTAGGGGGTGCTGAATGAATGTGACTCAAATCTAGGGCTTGCTGGGCAAGGCTTGCTGTGGACTCGGTGAGCTGGGCGCTCAATCAGGGAATAGTCACTGTCTGTAAATTCCTGCCAGACACTGGGTTGGAAGAGACAAAGTCCAAACCACTGGACAATTGCCCAAGGGGGTATGGAGTCAAGGCAGTactgtctagagcagtgatgggcaaccttttgagcttggtgtgtcaaacttcgccaaaaaactgagcataactcgggtagtgtgtcactttgaggaaaaaactaactccaagactctagtcgcaaatgtttcatcctcaggagcagcaaatgtttcatcctcggcatgcggccgcgtgtcatcagaaatggctacgcgtgtcagtgctgacacgcgtgtcataggttcgccatcactggtatagaggGTGGGATCAGGTGTTGAGAGACAGGTGGGGGTTGTTACAGGCTGGGAAAGCTGGGGACAGAAGATTGTACCCAGCAGAATGGGGAGCAGAAGTGAATTTACCACGAAACCAATGAAGCTAGGCCTCAGGCCTCTGACTTTGCTCTTTCCAAAGCTTTATGcctaattttatgtttataattctgtcttttttaaatttaagaggTCCAAGTTGTATAATCATCA from Eptesicus fuscus isolate TK198812 chromosome 5, DD_ASM_mEF_20220401, whole genome shotgun sequence harbors:
- the UBAP1L gene encoding ubiquitin-associated protein 1-like, translating into MSALDGVPFKVPKGFLTSTELLPGPELSVPACRELLLGSMHDFSLERRTLFWVEAVIRGPCQFQCDAPGTASAPPAWLLLDSPECGRAAAPAVAAGPRAGPQEQPEEEEKKEEEEEATPASEEKPGPCSPQPSAPASPSPGRHRCSLHVLRGVRSELAGVRQRLSEGSTAARPRAFLQRIRHRARSLCPSPEPPQSPAPPPPGPCGPAPAPRPSTAGAVPPLRSHKPTVASLSPYPCLPPLVREPQPVIAHRSHPDSADLLSALSQEEQDLIGPVVALGYPLHRAIVALQKTGRQSLSQFLSYLSACDRLLRQGYDEGLVEEAMEMFQFSESQAGEFLRLWEQFSDMGFQPDRIKEVLLVHGNRRDQALEELVACAQ